The following proteins are encoded in a genomic region of Glycine soja cultivar W05 chromosome 17, ASM419377v2, whole genome shotgun sequence:
- the LOC114394240 gene encoding kinesin-like protein KIN-12C gives MSKETRTSARRNPQTESNENEFEPCPPNQINFPPPRTPFSSIPDPSRFGNATPRLSVRFGKPHSEPNSAQSTPSRNTSRLSLGGGRLSSCAFVKETEFCVHVPHFDLKDDPSFWTDHNVQVLIRIRPLSNSEKVSQGHGRCLKQESAQTLVWLGHPETRFTFDHIGCETLSQENLFRVAGVPMVENCLSGYNSCMFAYGQTGSGKTYTMMGEIKETEGYLTEDSGITPRVFDYLFTRIKAEEERRKYYKLKYSCKCSFLEIYNEQITDLLEPSSTNLQLREDLKKGVYVENLTEHSVDTVYDVLRLLLQGTANRKVAATHMNCESSRSHSVFTCIIESQWEKDSMTHFRFARLNLVDLAGSERQKSSGADSERLKEAANINKSLSTLGLVIMTLVDLAHGKPRHVPYRDSRLTFLLQDSLGGNSKTMIIANVSPSICCANETLSTLKFAQRAKLIQNNAKVNEDASGDVSALQWQIQQLKGQLSFLMNNKKFPSSVPNLEPNPESCRLSEVSEEYESLGERVTTDHQLLIPSKEVRQKEEEIQHTSSMLRHYKEKIKQLELLVDGKLSAEKYLMEENRALQEEIQLLKVNIDKNSESSRLALENDRLLQQLQLFQNFYEHGERERLLTELSELRDQLLVHLQEKFTYSMKNENQDTDTAQELEECQNMNSKLLREVGILQANLGKYLNYNQILNSSFEHPGEILKTDKCSLVETISMRSDSGDEIPSSTWEADDALANIIEGNALRSSIMLAKDNEYNNEELEAKLEKMSKDLEEARLVNDQYQEKWALQLYQKRQTETICQEVEMETTNTILHLQEEVAHLQSEFEERLCTIAQENTELRNMVAEKEEEIRSRCLDWEKAILELTTFLLEGSRSLKDACGQVKNISCSFPQANAWISEHVDMAVKKYIEKEETIQQLQSSLKDAQKMVSDMELKISSLKEATVAFNALQQLDNNEGNEEVIELQVLLNEKTNMIRMLENEINHKNNQLCKVTKQADAAFLVAKWLSDCYNVAHMNDDIQDISIPELDVQARLGNCTISENQDVQNNLILNDLMAQVELTKLEVLEMENAVKASFVDTETQIEAFQTGVSGLYSAYRNLIQDIVKETQDTKKEIRDLKIYHRSSKGYRVDSLTSNANKCKEYANQHHTLHQIKEQLVEVNRRLNVIDNFIRAENMSSFQLLDEDLIDADDLSADSSSVSDLSTETDSFASGSKSHESTYTCNFKFPGKTTEQIVHLKSERCSVIQSHGSCKSSNTGKLVERRIHNEAVVCCLSKELNVTYDSFQRLYLRLSALLQELDDGSCFYPKELKKVAPYFQLEMQKDKAGCENDKEILGYMEIKPDDGFLTKFMEAHATVQEADLTLHALTEAYEDSKQLTAMWKQAGEDLMIERASLVEEIQKLKFSIFHKEEENRLLKDHIHFSLMDMTNSVSMLEEHFLQMQIDVEKKFLTMYSDILVTGQEMLYFMHNLRSSVEDICSQMVGEGFISFVLYNCCVTELVSKFACTSVNRDLQSARPGELHKLPQICSSVAAPAISTGKEGAEKRDQCVLIQKVQEQPDLPNVNVLYENMALRKELERKQELLEGLLFDFRLLQEQASNSKDIKDQTEKLIFSLTQVRYELEIKASQLDDILVQNRKLEGSLADTEKALTTSNYDLQLAKESIEKLSNQNVELRELLKELYANKTEADGKLEEHKEVIRGLEKEISNLTASQENQSLALFESIEDELNQVIIERDQLHEEVCVLNGKLEMAYSLADEKEAIAMEARQESESSKLFAEQKEEEVKILEHSVEELESTINVLEKKVHEMDEEVGRHRLISDSLRMELQALKERLLLVDNFPKNAYSESTSGQTDEHISRQPSKILELREALSRIRFLEKENAEQDKEIKKCKEYISEIVLHAEAQALQYQQKYKCLESMFHEVKTEVSNSTSMVSASEKIEKSSVRTRGSSSPFRCISNIVQQMNQEKDQELLVSRLRVEELEALAASRQKEVCMLQTRLAATESMTHDVIRDLLGVKLDITDYANLIDENQIVKLVEEAHHHREEFIAKEKENLDLRLQINDLIEERECCISELKTKEADILATQIAMQQLQERDQLLSAQNEMLKMDKTNLIRKVAELDDMVKTLVGTRNTQPAPQSSKTKDKGALNLGNGGYNKRLSLSQPERRLSRFNDEPSRYRKFAGNNSQG, from the exons ATGTCGAAGGAAACTCGAACCTCCGCTCGAAGAAACCCTCAAACCGAATCAAACGAGAACGAATTCGAACCATGCCCCCCGAACCAAATCAACTTCCCACCTCCCCGAACCCCCTTCAGCTCCATACCTGACCCCTCTCGGTTCGGAAACGCCACTCCCAGGCTCTCCGTTAGGTTCGGGAAGCCGCATTCCGAACCTAACTCGGCGCAGAGCACGCCTTCTAGAAACACTTCCAGGCTTTCACTCGGCGGAGGAAGGTTAAGTTCGTGTGCGTTCGTTAAAGAGACCGAATTCTGCGTCCACGTTCCGCATTTCGACCTCAAAGACGACCCGTCGTTCTGGACGGATCATAATGTGCAG GTGCTGATTAGAATTCGACCGTTGAGTAATTCGGAGAAGGTTTCGCAAGGGCATGGTAGGTGTTTGAAGCAGGAGAGTGCGCAAACTTTGGTCTGGCTCGGTCATCCTGAAACCAGATTCACCTTTGATCATATAGGATGTGAGACCTTATCACAG GAAAACCTGTTCAGAGTTGCTGGAGTGCCCATGGTGGAGAATTGTTTGTCTGGTTACAACAGTTGTATGTTTGCTTATGGTCAG ACGGGTAGTGGCAAAACATATACCATGATGGGTGAAATTAAGGAAACAGAAGGATACCTTACTGAAGATAGTGGGATAACACCAAGAGTTTTTGACTATTTGTTTACGAGGATTAAAGCG GAAGAAGAGAGAAGGAAGTATTACAAGCTGAAATACAGTTGCAAGTGTTCCTTTTTGGAGATATACAATGAGCAAATAACTGATCTTCTTGAACCTTCATCAACTAATCTGCAA CTCAGAGAAGATTTGAAGAAGGGGGTATATGTTGAAAACCTTACCGAACATAGTGTGGACACAGTTTATGATGTTCTCAGGCTTTTGTTACAG GGCACTGCAAATAGAAAGGTGGCTGCTACTCACATGAACTGTGAAAGCAGTCGGTCTCACAGTGTTTTCACTTGTATTATTGAAAGCCAATGGGAGAAAGATTCTATGACCCACTTTAGGTTTGCTAGGTTAAATTTAGTAGATTTGGCTGGTTCTGAAAG GCAGAAAAGCTCTGGAGCAGATAGTGAACGTTTGAAAGAAGcagcaaatataaataaatcgtTGTCAACACTTGG CTTGGTCATAATGACTTTGGTGGACTTAGCCCATGGGAAGCCTAGGCATGTTCCGTACAGAGATTCAAGACTTACATTTCTTCTTCAG GATTCTTTAGGTGGTAATTCAAAGACAATGATCATTGCAAATGTCAGCCCATCCATTTG CTGTGCTAACGAAACACTAAGCACACTGAAGTTTGCCCAGCGAGCCAAGCTCATTCAAAACAAT GCAAAAGTGAATGAAGATGCTTCCGGTGATGTAAGTGCACTGCAGTGGCAGATTCAACAGTTGAAG GGTCAACTGTCCTTTCTgatgaacaataaaaaatttccaAGCTCTGTTCCAAATTTAGAGCCAAATCCTGAAAGCTGTAGGTTGAGTGAAGTGTCAGAAGAATATGAATCTTTGGGAGAAAGAGTAACAACAGATCACCAACTACTTATTCCAAGCAAAGAG GTTCGACAAAAGGAAGAGGAAATTCAACATACTTCAAGTATGCTGAGGCATTATAAggagaaaattaaacaacttgaGTTATTGGTAGATGGGAAACTGTCAGCTGAGAAGTATCTAATGGAGGAAAACAGGGCTTTACAGGAGGAGATTCAGTTGCTTAAAGTGAATATTGATAAAAATTCAGAATCATCCAGACTTGCTTTGGAGAATGATAGACTTTTGCAACAACTTCAACT ATTTCAAAACTTCTATGAGCATGGAGAGCGGGAAAGATTGCTGACTGAACTATCTGAATTGCGTGATCAG CTCCTTGTCCATCTCCAAGAAAAATTTACATACtccatgaaaaatgaaaatcag GATACTGATACTGCACAAGAGTTAGAAGAGTGCCAGAATATGAATTCTAAATTACTTAG AGAAGTTGGTATATTACAAGCAAATCTTGGAAAATATTTGAACTACAATCAA ATTCTGAATTCTTCTTTTGAGCATCCTGGTGAAATTCTAAAGACTGATAAATGTTCATTG GTTGAGACAATATCAATGAGAAGTGATTCTGGAGATGAAATTCCGTCCTCTACATGGGAAGCTGATGATGCTTTAGCAAATATAATTGAAGGAAATGCTTTGCGATCCTCAATAATGCTTGCTAAAGATAATGAATATAACAACGAAGAGTTAGAGGCCAAATTGGAAAAAATGAGCAAGGATCTTGAAGAAGCGAGGTTAGTTAATGACCAATATCAAGAGAAATGGGCattacaattatatcaaaaacgACAGACTGAAACAATCTGTCAAGAGGTTGAGATGGAGACAACCAATACAATTCTTCATTTACAGGAAGAGGTTGCCCATCTTCAGTCAGAGTTTGAAGAGAGGTTATGCACCATTGCTCAAGAAAATACAGAGCTAAGAAATATGGTTGcagaaaaagaagaggaaattaGGTCACGGTGTTTGGACTGGGAAAAGGCAATCTTGGAACTGACAACTTTCCTCCTAGAAGGCTCCAGATCTCTCAAAGATGCCTGTGGTCAGGTGAAAAACATTTCTTGTTCATTTCCTCAGGCCAATGCTTGGATTAGCGAACATGTTGACATGGCGGTCAAAAAGTATATTGAGAAGGAGGAAACAATTCAGCAGCTACAAAGTAGCTTGAAGGATGCACAGAAGATGGTATCGGACATGGAGCTGAAAATAAGTTCCTTAAAGGAAGCAACAGTAGCCTTCAATGCACTTCAACAGTTAGACAACAATGAAGGCAATGAGGAGGTGATTGAGTTGCAAGTGTTGTTAAATGAGAAGACCAATATGATAAGGATGctggaaaatgaaataaatcataaaaacaaTCAACTTTGTAAGGTAACCAAACAAGCTGATGCTGCATTCCTTGTAGCAAAGTGGCTCTCTGATTGTTATAATGTAGCTCACATGAATGATGATATTCAAGATATTTCCATTCCTGAACTTGATGTGCAAGCCAGACTTGGAAATTGTACTATTTCTGAGAATCAAGATgttcaaaataatttgataCTGAATGATCTTATGGCTCAAGTTGAGTTAACAAAACTAGAGGTACTGGAGATGGAGAATGCTGTAAAAGCCTCTTTTGTTGATACAGAAACACAGATAGAAGCTTTCCAAACTGGTGTTTCAGGCCTTTATTCTGCTTACAGGAACTTGATTCAGGACATTGTCAAGGAAACTCAGGatacaaagaaagaaataaggGATTTAAAGATTTATCATAGAAGTTCCAAGGGTTATAGAGTAGACTCCTTAACATCAAATGCAAACAAATGTAAGGAGTATGCAAACCAGCATCACACACTACATCAGATAAAAGAGCAACTTGTTGAAGTGAATAGAAGATTGAATGTCATAGACAATTTTATCAGAGCAGAAAATATGTCTAGCTTTCAACTACTGGATGAAGATCTCATAGATGCTGATGATTTGAGCGCTGATAGTTCTTCAGTCTCTGATTTATCAACTGAAACTGACAGCTTTGCTTCTGGAAGCAAGTCACATGAATCCACATATACTTGCAACTTTAAGTTCCCTGGAAAAACAACTGAACAAATTGTACACCTAAAATCCGAAAGATGTTCTGTAATTCAATCTCATGGTAGTTGCAAATCATCAAATACAGGAAAGCTTGTGGAAAGGCGAATTCATAATGAAGCAGTAGTGTGCTGTCTGAGTAAAGAATTAAATGTCACATATGATAGTTTTCAAAGATTGTATCTTCGTTTGTCTGCACTCCTCCAAGAATTGGATGATGGATCCTGTTTTTACCCAAAAG AACTGAAAAAGGTGGCTCCATATTTCCAGTTGGAGATGCAGAAAGACAAAGCAGGTTGTGAGAATGACAAAGAG ATATTGGGTTATATGGAAATTAAGCCTGATGATGGCTTCTTGACCAAATTTATGGAAGCTCATGCAACAGTGCAGGAAGCTGATCTTACACTGCATGCCTTGACGGAAGCTTATGAAGATTCAAAACAGTTGACTGCTATGTGGAAGCAAGCTGGTGAAGACTTGATGATTGAGAGAGCGAGCTTGGTAGAAGAGATTCAAAAactcaaattttcaatttttcataaagaagaagagaatcgATTACTGAAGGACCACATACATTTCAGTTTGATGGATATGACAAATTCAGTTTCTATGCTAGAAGAGCATTTCTTGCAAATGCAAATTGATGTGGAGAAGAAATTCTTGACAATGTATTCTGATATTCTTGTGACTGGGCAGGAGATGCTATACTTTATGCACAACCTGAGGTCATCAGTAGAAGATATTTGCTCTCAAATGGTGGGTGAAGGGTTTATATCTTTTGTTCTGTACAATTGCTGTGTAACAGAGCTTGTCAGTAAATTTGCCTGCACTAGTGTGAACCGTGATTTACAATCAGCCAGACCAGGGGAATTGCATAAGTTGCCACAAATTTGCTCTAGTGTTGCAGCGCCAGCAATTAGTACAGGTAAAGAAGGTGCAGAGAAAAGAGATCAATGTGTGCTAATCCAAAAGGTGCAAGAGCAGCCAGACTTGCCCAATGTCAATGTATTATATGAAAATATGGCTCTTAGAAAGGAGTTAGAGAGGAAGCAAGAGCTATTAGAGGGCTTACTTTTTGACTTTAGGCTATTGCAGGAACAGGCTTCTAACAGCAAGGACATTAAGGATCAGACTGAGAAGTTAATATTTTCTCTAACCCAAGTTCGGTATGAGCTAGAGATTAAAGCAAGTCAGCTTGATGATATACTGGTTCAAAACAGAAAACTTGAAGGTTCTCTTGCTGACACTGAGAAGGCCTTAACTACATCAAATTATGACCTTCAACTTGCTAAAGAATCAATTGAGAAGCTTTCTAATCAAAATGTGGAGTTAAGGGAGCTTCTGAAAGAACTATATGCCAACAAAACTGAAGCTGATGGGAAATTGGAGGAACATAAAGAGGTGATTAGAGGTTTGGAAAAAGAAATTTCTAATTTGACAGCTTCACAGGAAAATCAATCACTTGCCTTGTTTGAAAGCATTGAGGATGAACTAAACCAGGTGATAATAGAGAGAGACCAACTCCATGAAGAAGTTTGCGTCTTGAATGGTAAGCTTGAGATGGCTTATTCCTTGGCTGACGAAAAGGAAGCTATTGCCATGGAAGCGCGTCAG GAGTCAGAGTCTAGTAAGCTGTTTGCTGAGCAAAAGGAAGAGGAAGTCAAGATTCTGGAACATTCTGTTGAGGAGCTTGAGTCTACCATAAATGTTTTAGAGAAAAAG GTACATGAAATGGATGAGGAGGTGGGAAGACATCGGTTAATTAGTGATTCACTGAGAATGGAACTCCAAGCTTTGAAAGAGAGATTATTGTTAGTTGACAATTTTCCCAAGAATGCTTATTCAGAAAGCACAAGTGGTCAAACTGATGAGCATATATCTAG ACAACCCAGTAAAATACTGGAACTTCGCGAGGCACTAAGTCGGATAAGGTTTCTTGAAAAGGAAAATGCAGAACAAGATAAAGAG ATTAAAAAGTGCAAAGAGTATATATCTGAAATTGTGTTGCATGCTGAAGCCCAAGCATTGCAGTACCAACAGAAG TACAAGTGCCTGGAGTCCATGTTCCATGAAGTCAAAACAGAAGTGTCAAATTCAACGTCAATGGTATCAGCATCAGAGAAAATTGAGAAAAGTTCAGTAAGGACAAGAGGTTCAAGCTCACCATTCAGATGCATTTCAAATATTGTTCAGCAGATGAATCAggagaaagatcaagaactGTTAGTGTCAAGGCTCCGTGTGGAAGAACTAGAAGCACTTGCAGCTAGCCGGCAAAAGGAG GTATGCATGCTACAAACAAGGCTGGCTGCTACTGAAAGCATGACTCATGATGTCATTCGGGACCTTCTTGGTGTCAAATTGGACATTACCGACTATGCA AATTTGATAGACGAAAACCAAATTGTGAAATTAGTGGAGGAGGCTCATCATCATAGAGAAGAGTTCATTGCGAAG GAAAAAGAGAATCTCGATTTAAGACTGCAGATAAATGATCTCATTGAAGAAAGAGAATG CTGCATATCGGAACTGAAAACCAAAGAGGCAGATATACTTGCCACTCAGATAGCAATGCAGCAACTGCAAGAGCGAGATCAATTGCTTTCTGCACAAAATGAAATGTTGAAG ATGGACAAGACCAATCTCATCAGGAAGGTTGCAGAATTAGATGACATGGTGAAAACACTAGTTGGGACACGAAATACCCAACCTGCTCCACAGTCATCAAAGACTAAG GACAAGGGTGCATTAAATTTGGGTAACGGTGGATACAATAAAAGGTTGTCTTTGTCTCAACCCGAACGACGCCTTTCTCGTTTTAATGACGAGCCTTCTCGTTACCGCAAATTTGCTGGTAATAATTCGCAAGGCTAA